The following are encoded together in the Tripterygium wilfordii isolate XIE 37 chromosome 3, ASM1340144v1, whole genome shotgun sequence genome:
- the LOC119986429 gene encoding uncharacterized protein LOC119986429, with the protein MALILSLCFLFFISLCNASPYAPPPKFLERLFDNGDFEIPPKPSDLKKRVIVGKYSLPKWEINGLVEYVSGGPQPGGFYFAIPRGVHAARLGNEASISQTLTGLKPGSIYSITFGATRTCAQDEVIRILVSGQSFDVPVQTLFSSDGGDTYAVAFKAASSVVQVTFHNPGVQEDPTCGPLVDAVAIKEMLPLKYTPGNLVKNGDYEIGPHTFKNFSTGVLLPPKLQDLISPLPGWIIESLKPVKYIDKKHFHVPSKFYAIELVAGRESAIAQIIRTVANNSYILTFTIGDAKNGCHGSMMVEAFAGKETLKVPYTSQGKGGSKIASLKFQAVSYRTRITFYSPYYHTKLHDYGHMCGPVLDNVRVSPVS; encoded by the exons ATGGCTCTGATTCTCTCTCTTTGCTTCTTATTCTTTATCTCCCTCTGCAATGCCTCACCTTATGCTCCTCCTCCAAAGTTTCTTGAAA GACTTTTTGATAATGGTGACTTTGAGATACCACCCAAGCCATCAGATCTCAAGAAAAGAGTGATCGTAGGAAAATACTCGCTACCCAAGTGGGAAATCAATGGTTTGGTGGAGTATGTCTCAGGTGGGCCACAACCAGGTGGGTTCTATTTTGCTATTCCTCGTGGGGTCCACGCAGCCAGGCTAGGTAATGAGGCCTCCATCTCTCAAACCCTGACTGGTCTCAAACCGGGCTCCATCTATTCCATAACATTTGGTGCTACGAGGACTTGTGCTCAAGATGAGGTGATCAGGATCTTAGTCTCTGGTCAGTCCTTTGATGTCCCAGTCCAGACTCTCTTCAGCAGTGATGGTGGTGATACCTATGCTGTAGCTTTTAAGGCAGCTTCTAGTGTTGTGCAGGTCACATTCCACAATCCTGGTGTTCAAGAGGACCCCACTTGTGGACCCCTTGTTGATGCTGTTGCAATCAAGGAGATGCTGCCTCTCAAGTATACTCCTG GGAACTTAGTGAAGAATGGTGACTATGAAATTGGTCCTCACACATTCAAGAACTTCTCAACTGGAGTCCTCCTCCCTCCAAAGCTACAAGACCTAATTTCACCACTCCCTGGCTGGATAATAGAGTCACTCAAACCTGTAAAGTACATTGACAAGAAGCACTTCCATGTCCCCTCCAAATTCTATGCCATTGAACTTGTTGCAGGGAGAGAAAGTGCCATTGCCCAAATCATTAGAACAGTTGCTAACAACTCCTACATTCTCACATTTACCATTGGCGATGCAAAGAACGGTTGCCATGGATCGATGATGGTTGAAGCATTCGCCGGTAAGGAAACCCTAAAAGTGCCCTATACTTCACAGGGGAAGGGTGGATCTAAGATTGCAAGTCTCAAGTTCCAGGCTGTTTCTTATAGGACAAGAATAACATTTTACAGTCCTTACTACCATACCAAGTTGCATGATTATGGCCACATGTGTGGCCCTGTTTTGGATAATGTTAGGGTTTCCCCTGTTTCATGA
- the LOC119991175 gene encoding insulin-degrading enzyme-like 1, peroxisomal isoform X1, with amino-acid sequence MAAGVEAEIVKARTDNREYRSIVLGNSLEVLLISDPETDKCAASMSVSVGSFSDPVGLEGLAHFLEHMLFYASEKYPLEDSYSKYITEHGGSTNAFTTSENTNYFFDVNTDCFDEALDRFAQFFIKPLMSADATTREIKAVDSENQKNLLSDAWRMHQLQKHLSDEGHPYHKFSTGNWDTLEAKPKSKNLDTRHELINFYEEHYSANLMHLVVYAKESLDKIQKLVEERFQEIRNTDRSCFYFPGQPCTSEHLQILVKAVPIKQGHKLRIVWPVTPGIIHYKEGPCRYLGHLIGHEGEGSLFYVLKALGWATSLSAGEGDWTKEYSFFKVAIDLTDAGHEHMQDIVGLLFKYIHLLQQSGVCKWIFDELSAVCETGFHYQDKIQPIDYVVKVSSNMQWYPPEDWLVRSSLPSKYSPDIIQTVLDQLIPDSVRIFWESQKFKGHTDMVEPWYQTAFTVEKLTGSIIQEWMLSAPNEKLHLPAPNVFIPTDLSLKDVQEKVKHPVLLRKSSYSWLWYKPDTMFFTPKAYVKIDFNCPHASSSPETVVLTDIFTRLLMDYLNDYAYYAQVAGLYYGIHNTDSGFQVTVIGYNHKLRILLETVVEKIANFKVNPDRFSVIKEMVTKDYQNFKFQQPYQQAMYYCSLILEDNTWPWMEQLEVLPYLEAEDLAKFAPMMLSRAFLECYIAGNIESGEAESMIQHIEDVFYKGPNPICRSLFPSQHLAHRVVKLEKGMSYFYPAQGSNPTDENSALVHYIQVHRDDFLLNVKLQLFALVAKQPAFHQLRSVEQLGYITALVQRNHSGIRGALFVIQSTVKDPGQIDLRVEAFLKMFESKLYEMTNDEFKSNVNALIDMKLEKHKNLKEESRFYWQEITDGTLKFDRREYEVAVLRQLAQQELIDFFDENVKVGAPRKKTLSVRVYGTQHLTEYASDKSAATDQQPNPVRIEDIFSFRRSQSLYGSFKGGFGQMKL; translated from the exons ATGGCGGCGGGGGTGGAGGCGGAGATAGTGAAGGCCCGGACGGACAACAGGGAGTACCGGAGTATTGTTCTCGGGAATTCTCTCGAGGTCCTCCTCATCAGCGATCCGGAAACCGATAAG TGTGCAGCTTCCATGAGTGTGAGTGTTGGATCATTCAGCGATCCTGTTGGCCTCGAGGGGCTCGCACATTTCCTTG AGCATATGCTGTTTTATGCAAGTGAGAAATATCCATTAGAGGATAGCTACTCAAAGTACATTACAGAG CATGGAGGGAGCACCAATGCTTTTACAACTTCAGAGAACACCAATTACTTCTTTGATGTCAACACTGATTGTTTTGATGAGGCTTTGGACAG ATTTGCGCAGTTCTTTATTAAACCTTTGATGTCGGCTGATGCCACCACGAGGGAAATCAAAGCTGTTGATTCTG AGAATCAGAAGAACTTGTTGTCTGATGCTTGGCGTATGCATCAG CTTCAGAAACATTTAAGCGATGAAGGGCATCCATATCATAAGTTTAGTACAG GGAATTGGGATACTTTGGAAGCTaaaccaaaatccaaaaatctGGATACAAGACACGAGCTTATTAACTTTTATGAAGAGCATTATTCTGCCAACCTCATGCATTTGGTGGTATATGCAAAAG AAAGCCTTGATAAAATCCAAAAGCTTGTGGAGGAGAGGTTCCAGGAAATCCGAAACACTGACCGAAGTTGTTTCTACTTTCCTGGTCAGCCCTGCACATCAGAACATTTGCAG ATACTTGTGAAAGCAGTCCCTATAAAACAAGGACATAAGCTGAGAATTGTATGGCCAGTAACTCCAGGCATTATTCATTACAAGGAAGGACCATGCAGGTATCTTGGTCATCTTATTGGCCATGAAGGAGAGGGATCTTTGTTTTATGTCTTAAAAGCATTGG GATGGGCTACTTCATTGTCTGCGGGTGAAGGAGACTGGACAAAAGAGTATTCTTTTTTCAAAGTAGCAATTGATCTCACTGATGCTGGCCATG AGCATATGCAAGATATTGTGGGCCTGCTATTCAAATACATTCACCTTTTACAGCAGTCTGGTGTTTGCAAATGGATATTTGACGAG CTTTCAGCTGTTTGTGAGACCGGATTCCATTATCAAGACAAAATCCAGCCGATTGATTATGTGGTTAAAGTTTCATCAAATATGCAG TGGTATCCCCCAGAAGATTGGCTAGTCAGGTCATCCTTGCCTTCTAAGTACAGTCCAGACATAATTCAAACGGTGCTGGATCAGCTTATTCCAGACAGTGTCAG AATCTTCTGGGAGTCGCAGAAATTTAAAGGTCATACTGACATGGTTGAACCGTGGTATCAAACAGCATTTACTGTTGAAAAGCTAACTGGATCCATAATTCAG GAATGGATGCTATCTGCTCCTAATGAAAAGCTGCATCTACCAGCACCTAATGTGTTCATCCCCACTGACTTGTCGCTCAAGGATGTGCAAGAGAAA GTCAAACACCCTGTTCTGTTACGAAAGTCTTCTTATTCTTGGCTATGGTACAAGCCAGATACTATGTTCTTTACTCCCAAGGCTTATGTAAAGATAGATTTCAACTGTCCCCATGCTAGCAGCTCTCCTGAAACAGTAGTTCTTACTGATATTTTTACGCGGTTGTTGATGGATTACTTAAATGACTATG CTTATTATGCTCAGGTTGCTGGTCTGTACTATGGAATCCACAACACAGATAGTGGTTTCCAG GTGACTGTGATTGGCTATAATCACAAATTGAGGATCTTGCTGGAAACTGTTGTTGAGAAAATCGCCAACTTCAAAGTAAATCCCGATAGGTTTTCGGTGATCAAG GAAATGGTCACAAAGGATTACCAAAATTTCAAGTTCCAACAACCTTATCAGCAGGCAATGTACTACTGCTCGTTAATACTGGAGGACAACACATGGCCTTGGATGGAACAACTTGAAGTTCTTCCTTACCTTGAAGCTGAAGATCTTGCTAAGTTCGCTCCCATGATGCTCTCGAGAGCCTTCTTGGAGTGTTACATAGCAG GTAATATTGAATCTGGTGAAGCAGAATCTATGATCCAGCATATTGAAGATGTTTTCTACAAAGGTCCAAACCCCATTTGCCGATCTTTATTCCCATCACAGCATTTAGCTCATCGAGTTGTTAAGCTTGAGAAGGGGATGAGTTACTTTTACCCTGCCCAAGGCTCTAATCCAACTGACGAAAACTCGGCTCTGGTCCACTATATTCAG GTTCATCGAGATGATTTTCTGCTGAATGTGAAACTTCAGCTTTTTGCTCTAGTTGCAAAGCAACCAGCTTTTCACCAGCTTAGATCGGTTGAGCAACTTGGATATATTACGGCACTTGTTCAaag gAATCATTCTGGTATTCGTGGAGCACTTTTTGTTATTCAATCCACAGTGAAG GATCCTGGACAAATTGATTTGAGGGTCGAGGCATTCCTCAAAATGTTTGAAAGTAAACTTTATGAGATGACCAATGATGAATTCAAG AGCAACGTGAATGCATTGATTGATATGAAACTTGAGAAGCACAAGAACTTAAAGGAAGAATCTAGATTTTACTGGCAAGAAATCACTGACGGGACCCTCAAGTTTGATAGGAGAGAATATGAG
- the LOC119991175 gene encoding insulin-degrading enzyme-like 1, peroxisomal isoform X2, producing MVFRFAQFFIKPLMSADATTREIKAVDSENQKNLLSDAWRMHQLQKHLSDEGHPYHKFSTGNWDTLEAKPKSKNLDTRHELINFYEEHYSANLMHLVVYAKESLDKIQKLVEERFQEIRNTDRSCFYFPGQPCTSEHLQILVKAVPIKQGHKLRIVWPVTPGIIHYKEGPCRYLGHLIGHEGEGSLFYVLKALGWATSLSAGEGDWTKEYSFFKVAIDLTDAGHEHMQDIVGLLFKYIHLLQQSGVCKWIFDELSAVCETGFHYQDKIQPIDYVVKVSSNMQWYPPEDWLVRSSLPSKYSPDIIQTVLDQLIPDSVRIFWESQKFKGHTDMVEPWYQTAFTVEKLTGSIIQEWMLSAPNEKLHLPAPNVFIPTDLSLKDVQEKVKHPVLLRKSSYSWLWYKPDTMFFTPKAYVKIDFNCPHASSSPETVVLTDIFTRLLMDYLNDYAYYAQVAGLYYGIHNTDSGFQVTVIGYNHKLRILLETVVEKIANFKVNPDRFSVIKEMVTKDYQNFKFQQPYQQAMYYCSLILEDNTWPWMEQLEVLPYLEAEDLAKFAPMMLSRAFLECYIAGNIESGEAESMIQHIEDVFYKGPNPICRSLFPSQHLAHRVVKLEKGMSYFYPAQGSNPTDENSALVHYIQVHRDDFLLNVKLQLFALVAKQPAFHQLRSVEQLGYITALVQRNHSGIRGALFVIQSTVKDPGQIDLRVEAFLKMFESKLYEMTNDEFKSNVNALIDMKLEKHKNLKEESRFYWQEITDGTLKFDRREYEVAVLRQLAQQELIDFFDENVKVGAPRKKTLSVRVYGTQHLTEYASDKSAATDQQPNPVRIEDIFSFRRSQSLYGSFKGGFGQMKL from the exons ATGGTGTTCAGATTTGCGCAGTTCTTTATTAAACCTTTGATGTCGGCTGATGCCACCACGAGGGAAATCAAAGCTGTTGATTCTG AGAATCAGAAGAACTTGTTGTCTGATGCTTGGCGTATGCATCAG CTTCAGAAACATTTAAGCGATGAAGGGCATCCATATCATAAGTTTAGTACAG GGAATTGGGATACTTTGGAAGCTaaaccaaaatccaaaaatctGGATACAAGACACGAGCTTATTAACTTTTATGAAGAGCATTATTCTGCCAACCTCATGCATTTGGTGGTATATGCAAAAG AAAGCCTTGATAAAATCCAAAAGCTTGTGGAGGAGAGGTTCCAGGAAATCCGAAACACTGACCGAAGTTGTTTCTACTTTCCTGGTCAGCCCTGCACATCAGAACATTTGCAG ATACTTGTGAAAGCAGTCCCTATAAAACAAGGACATAAGCTGAGAATTGTATGGCCAGTAACTCCAGGCATTATTCATTACAAGGAAGGACCATGCAGGTATCTTGGTCATCTTATTGGCCATGAAGGAGAGGGATCTTTGTTTTATGTCTTAAAAGCATTGG GATGGGCTACTTCATTGTCTGCGGGTGAAGGAGACTGGACAAAAGAGTATTCTTTTTTCAAAGTAGCAATTGATCTCACTGATGCTGGCCATG AGCATATGCAAGATATTGTGGGCCTGCTATTCAAATACATTCACCTTTTACAGCAGTCTGGTGTTTGCAAATGGATATTTGACGAG CTTTCAGCTGTTTGTGAGACCGGATTCCATTATCAAGACAAAATCCAGCCGATTGATTATGTGGTTAAAGTTTCATCAAATATGCAG TGGTATCCCCCAGAAGATTGGCTAGTCAGGTCATCCTTGCCTTCTAAGTACAGTCCAGACATAATTCAAACGGTGCTGGATCAGCTTATTCCAGACAGTGTCAG AATCTTCTGGGAGTCGCAGAAATTTAAAGGTCATACTGACATGGTTGAACCGTGGTATCAAACAGCATTTACTGTTGAAAAGCTAACTGGATCCATAATTCAG GAATGGATGCTATCTGCTCCTAATGAAAAGCTGCATCTACCAGCACCTAATGTGTTCATCCCCACTGACTTGTCGCTCAAGGATGTGCAAGAGAAA GTCAAACACCCTGTTCTGTTACGAAAGTCTTCTTATTCTTGGCTATGGTACAAGCCAGATACTATGTTCTTTACTCCCAAGGCTTATGTAAAGATAGATTTCAACTGTCCCCATGCTAGCAGCTCTCCTGAAACAGTAGTTCTTACTGATATTTTTACGCGGTTGTTGATGGATTACTTAAATGACTATG CTTATTATGCTCAGGTTGCTGGTCTGTACTATGGAATCCACAACACAGATAGTGGTTTCCAG GTGACTGTGATTGGCTATAATCACAAATTGAGGATCTTGCTGGAAACTGTTGTTGAGAAAATCGCCAACTTCAAAGTAAATCCCGATAGGTTTTCGGTGATCAAG GAAATGGTCACAAAGGATTACCAAAATTTCAAGTTCCAACAACCTTATCAGCAGGCAATGTACTACTGCTCGTTAATACTGGAGGACAACACATGGCCTTGGATGGAACAACTTGAAGTTCTTCCTTACCTTGAAGCTGAAGATCTTGCTAAGTTCGCTCCCATGATGCTCTCGAGAGCCTTCTTGGAGTGTTACATAGCAG GTAATATTGAATCTGGTGAAGCAGAATCTATGATCCAGCATATTGAAGATGTTTTCTACAAAGGTCCAAACCCCATTTGCCGATCTTTATTCCCATCACAGCATTTAGCTCATCGAGTTGTTAAGCTTGAGAAGGGGATGAGTTACTTTTACCCTGCCCAAGGCTCTAATCCAACTGACGAAAACTCGGCTCTGGTCCACTATATTCAG GTTCATCGAGATGATTTTCTGCTGAATGTGAAACTTCAGCTTTTTGCTCTAGTTGCAAAGCAACCAGCTTTTCACCAGCTTAGATCGGTTGAGCAACTTGGATATATTACGGCACTTGTTCAaag gAATCATTCTGGTATTCGTGGAGCACTTTTTGTTATTCAATCCACAGTGAAG GATCCTGGACAAATTGATTTGAGGGTCGAGGCATTCCTCAAAATGTTTGAAAGTAAACTTTATGAGATGACCAATGATGAATTCAAG AGCAACGTGAATGCATTGATTGATATGAAACTTGAGAAGCACAAGAACTTAAAGGAAGAATCTAGATTTTACTGGCAAGAAATCACTGACGGGACCCTCAAGTTTGATAGGAGAGAATATGAG